A single Coriobacteriia bacterium DNA region contains:
- a CDS encoding IS110 family transposase, whose amino-acid sequence MIVIGIDPHMKTHTAVAIDAVTGRSLGEKTVTCDDRGHDQLLAWARTLPGDHYFAIEDCRHVSGRLERHLLPRGERVVRVPPKMMAGARHSARAYGKSDSIDAACVARAALREPDLPEATLTGPEHDVRLLVDHRDDLVDERRRIQKRLRWHCHDLEIGLDLPPRVLDRYVWLSRLEAVLAAMPQSTRRRIALAQLKHCRELTVEIRGLEREIRGRMRELAPDLLAIPGCSAVNAAHLVGQTAGASRFRREAAFAIHVGCAPLPVSSGQSIRHRLNRCGNRKLNSTIHMIAITQARMHPPAIAYMERKQAGGMSYREALRCLKRHLARVVFKTMLRAERACAGEVLRPDFGAGLVAAAV is encoded by the coding sequence ATGATCGTAATCGGGATAGACCCTCACATGAAGACCCACACGGCCGTAGCGATCGACGCCGTGACGGGGCGCAGCCTCGGGGAGAAGACGGTGACCTGCGACGACCGCGGGCACGACCAGCTCCTCGCGTGGGCACGCACCCTGCCCGGCGATCACTACTTCGCCATCGAGGACTGTCGGCACGTCTCGGGCAGACTCGAGCGGCACCTGCTCCCGCGCGGCGAGCGCGTCGTGCGCGTCCCGCCCAAGATGATGGCTGGAGCACGCCATTCCGCCCGGGCCTATGGCAAGTCCGATTCGATCGACGCGGCTTGCGTGGCGCGCGCCGCACTGCGCGAGCCGGACCTTCCCGAGGCGACGCTGACCGGCCCCGAGCACGACGTGCGCCTGCTCGTCGACCATCGCGACGACCTGGTCGACGAGCGCAGACGCATCCAGAAACGTCTGCGCTGGCACTGTCACGACCTCGAGATCGGACTCGATCTGCCACCGAGAGTGCTCGACCGCTACGTATGGCTGAGTCGGCTCGAGGCGGTCCTGGCAGCGATGCCGCAGAGCACTCGCCGGCGAATCGCGCTCGCCCAGCTCAAGCACTGCCGGGAGCTCACCGTCGAGATACGCGGACTCGAGCGCGAGATCCGTGGCCGTATGCGTGAGCTGGCACCCGACCTCCTCGCGATCCCAGGATGCTCGGCCGTGAACGCGGCGCACCTCGTCGGGCAGACGGCGGGCGCTTCTCGCTTCAGGCGCGAGGCGGCCTTCGCTATACACGTGGGGTGTGCGCCGCTGCCGGTGTCCTCCGGTCAGTCCATACGCCACCGGCTCAACCGCTGCGGCAACCGCAAGCTGAACTCCACCATCCACATGATCGCGATCACCCAAGCCCGGATGCACCCGCCGGCGATCGCCTACATGGAGCGCAAGCAAGCCGGGGGCATGAGCTACCGCGAGGCTCTGCGCTGCCTGAAACGGCATCTGGCGCGCGTGGTGTTCAAGACCATGCTCAGAGCCGAACGGGCGTGCGCAGGGGAGGTCTTGCGGCCCGACTTCGGCGCCGGTCTCGTCGCCGCCGCGGTGTAG